A region of the Harpia harpyja isolate bHarHar1 chromosome 14, bHarHar1 primary haplotype, whole genome shotgun sequence genome:
CAGGGGCCGGCCTGGAGACATCTCTTCTTGGTGTGGTACCTGCCTTCCCACCAGCTCTCCTcttctgctctcccccttttcggtggctgggggctgctccaCTGCCCTGGGGCATCATATGGCTGTACCCTCGGGGGTCCCATCCCACCCCCAGCTCTCAGGGGCATCCCCAGACCCAGCAGGACCAGCCCTGGGGAAAGAAATGGAGGGACACatgggaccggggggggggggctcagcaccaCCCAGGGacgctgccccctccccatcccgctgACACGTCTCCCTGCGCCCATCTTGCAGGTGATGTTACTTGGAGACTCGGGCGTGGGGAAAACCTGCTTCCTGCTCCAGTTCAAAGACGGGGCCTTTCTCTCCGGGACGTTCATAGCCACCGTGGGCATAGATTTCCGGGTGAGACCACCACAGCTGCCAGCCCCTCGCCTCCCCCAATCTGCACCTCAGCCAGGACAGggtgctgggaaggagggacagggGGTTTCCAGCCTCTGCTCCCCAAATATTCTCCCAACCAGCTGCAGGCACTTGCTGAAACCCTTCCACTTCTCCCTGGGAGAGCTGTAACAGAGGGAAGCGCCCGCTGGGACTGTCACCTCTTGCCTTTAAATCAGCAAAAAGCCTCGGTTTGGCCTATCCCGGCCAGATGCGTGGGCTCGGGGTGTGCAGTAGGCAGCTGGCACGGCCCACCGGGGCCAGGCTGAGGCCAACAGCTTGGGGGGCAAATGCTGGTTGCTGTAATTTTGTGCTTTGGAAAGGGCTGAAATGGGCTGCCGAGGAGCTGTTAAGGTCACCAGATCCCATTTAAACCCTCCCGCTGCTCTCTGTTCACCAAATTTCAGCTGCAGGGTCTCTCTGGGCATGCACAGGCGGGCAGAGCTGTTTGCAGCTCAGGGTAGAGCGGCGTTTCAGCAGGCTGGAAGTCACGGGGGTTGTCCCCGGTCTGGGCTCTGCCTGCGGCTGCCGACACGTGTCGAGCGTGGTCGGCGCTTCCTCTGCCTCcgcagctgcagctgctctggttttctgctgcctttgctgcctggGCTGCTCTTGGCTTGCAGGGGGGAATTGGGGGGTTGGGGAGCAGGGCCtgggggagagggctgggcattCGCTTTGGAGGGGTCTCGTGGCCTGTCCTTCCAATAAAgtcaggaaagaaggaaaatctgCCCCGTCCCACTGCTGGGCTCAGCGCTGGTGGCCCCAGGGATGTTGTCAGCTCGTAGGTACCCACTCTGCCTTGTGCAAGCATCCCCTCCAGCAGCTCATGGCTTGCTGCTGGTAAATAATTTCCAGTGTCTCCTAGagcacattttttgttttattcagccCATTTTCTCAACTTTTATCATCTCCACATGGGCTGAATTTCCATTTCAAACAATTTCAGGCAACCAAATTATTTATAGGGGTCTTCTCTTTCCAGAATCATCCCTCCAAGTACAATTCTTTAATAGTCTTAAAATAGCCCTTCAGTaactcctgcttttcttttctcaggcCTCTGGAGAGAAGTCGCTGTGCTTCTGAGTTGGGTACAGCGATTGCTTAAGCCCCAGTAACTGACTTCTCCACTCACTTGCAAATGCCTCTTCTCTTCCCCAgtcccagcctggctgcctggCTGCAAACCGCCCCAACTAACCCAGGAGATTTCCTCCTGCTGTGCTGGATAAAGCTCTGTGCTACCTGCAACCCCCCCAGCTCAGTGTTTGCAACAACCTTTAAGGGCCAAGCAAGGCTCCCACCAGCAAGGAAACCTGAGCTGGAGACCCAGCATCGCCCACTGAGTGTCCCCAGGCAGCTCGTAGCATGCGAAGGCCTTAAATTGCTGCAAATAGCCCAAATTTTTAGTGCAGCAGTGGTTCGTTCGGCACAGGGAGCAGAGGAATCGTGGCAGAAGGGTCAGGGCTTTATGGTGGGCAAACATTATAAAAGCACACCAAGATGTTATTAATGAATACACATTTGCATGTAGTTCATGCAAGACCTCCCCACTTCCCCAGCTCTGCCGAACTTCCCCTGGCCAcgcgggcaggggctgctgcaAGCCCGGGGCTGCCCGGCAGGAGCCGGAGCAGATCGGCATCCCCGGGCTTTGCGGGGCAGCCTGCATCGTCAGCCAGCTCGTTACGGGACTTGGGAGCCACAAGATGGGAGTGCTGGCTGTAGGAGGTGACCGAGGCACCAGATCCAAAGCAGGCTGGGATCTTGGTGTCCTGTCTCCGTCAGGGCCTGATTCTGCTATTTTCCACCCTGACACGAGGGGATGCTGCTCTGGGATGTCCCCACAGCCACCGTGCGGCATCGCAGCCCCCCAGCAGGACCAGGGTTTGTAGCAATGAGGCTTCAACGTCCATCCCCATGGGCAGCCTGGCTTCATCCTGCTGGCCAGGGGAGAGCAGCCGAGGGGCCGGGGCATGACAGGTTCCACGCCGGGGCTGGCCAGCACCCACACCAAGGCATGCTTTGGGCTGATGAGCGTGCTCTCCTTCTTTTCTGCAGAACAAAGTGGTGGCCGTGGACGGCGTGAAGGTGAAGTTGCAGGTGAGCTTTGGGAGGGGGTGAGCAATTCCCAGCCAGATTGCTTGAACTCCCTCCCAGGCTGAGAGTGGTGGTCCGGCAGGGCCGGGAGCCACAGGGGCATCCCTACCTGGGAGGGGGTTCCCCTCCCCGCTCTCACCGGGGCGGCTTTTCGGCAGATCTGGGACACGGCAGGACAGGAACGTTTCCGCAGCGTCACCCATGCCTACTACAGGGATGCCCAAGGTGGGTTTGGGGTCTGGCAGGGGTGGGGGAATACCAGCTGGAGcacatccctgcagcagggcaatgcctctgcctcttcccttccagccctgctcctgctctaCGATATCACCAGCAAGATGTCCTTCGACAACATCCGCGTGAGTCCCCTCCGTGGGTCAGGAACGTGTTTCTCCCTGGGAATGGGGGTCGTGGGCGCCGTGTATGGCTTGCTGGGTGTTTGGGGCAGTTTGAAGCCTGTTTTACACATAAGTGCCGGCTGTTTTGGCCAGACCCAGCCGGCTGGGAGCTTGTCCCTGGGGCACCTGGCTGGGTGCTGCATGGCTGGGTGAGTTTTGTTTAGGGACACGGTAAATGGCTGGAGGGAGAAAACGTGGTTTGGGATGGACGTGAGCTACGTGTAGGCTTGGGCCGTAGCCAGGAGACGGGGCGTTTTCAGGACTGTTCAGCTGTCATGCTGGAATGGTTCCCATgccaaaaaaaagtcattttccccATCCTTGTGGGGGTGAgtgagggctgggaggggagggacgAGGGTACCGCTCACCCCGACACATCCCTGCTGCCCCACAGGCCTGGCTGACAGAGATCCACGAGTACGCCCAGAAGGACGTGGTCATCATGCTGCTGGGCAATAAGGTGTGTGCAGGGTCCCCCTTCACCCCGCGGTTtgccgtgctgtgccgtgcccTTGCCGTCCCTGTGGCTGTGGAGGGATGGGGCTCCGTGGGTGCTCTGCCTGCCGTCTGGGTGCAGCCAGCCTACACCCGCTGTGGGGCTCTGCCGCTTTCTGGGCTCAGCCAGGCCCCAGAGGTGACCCCAGAGGTTTGGGGGGTTCGGGGGGGGTAGTGTCCCCGGCAGCCAGTGGGGGGCAGCACGAGGCTGAGGCTCCCAGTATGGGATGCTGCTGGTACTGGATGCTGCTGGGTATGGGATGCTGCTGGGTATGAAATGGCCACCCAGGTCCTGGATGCACCCCCAGATCCCAGGTAGCCCCAAGTCCCAGATGCCCAACCAGGACCCACATTCTTTCCAGGGGTCCCAGATGCTGCTGGGTGCCCAATGCCACACTGGGTACTGGATTTTCCCCTGGGACTGGTTGCTCTCTGAATCCTGGATGATGCTGGATACTTGATGCCCAGCAGGGTACCAGAAGCCCCCCTGGGTCCTGGATGCCCACAGGTACCCACTGGGTGCTGCCCCaagtccccagtgtccccaggtCCTGGATGTCCCCCCACATCCTCAATGCCACCAGATTCCAGATGCTCAACAGGTACTGGATTCGCCTCTGGGCACTGGATATTCCTGGGTCCCCAACACCCCCAGTTCCTGGCAACCCCTTGCACACCCCACATTGCCTGCTTGCCAGATGCCCCCAGGGTGCCAGCTGGCCCTGGTATGCGGTGACACTTTCCTTCCCTTGGCAGGCTGATGTGAGCAGCGAGAGGGCCGTGAGGACGGAAGATGGAGCATCGCTGGCCAGGGTGAGCCATGCCAGGGTCTGTCCCaaccgcagcccccccccagacAATTGCACATCGCTCAGGGTCCCCATGCAGCTGTGCCATCCCCTCTAATGGGTACCCAGACCCACCTGGCTCTAGCACGGGCAGCACGGCAGCCGCTTGCACACAAACCCTGgggcaaggcagggaggggaaggcaccTTGTCCCCAAGACTCAGCCAGGTGACAGGGATGATTCGGAGGGACAGGAGGGAATTTTGGGGCTGGCCGCTGACAGGGCCGTGCTGCCCTTGCAGGAGTACGGGGTGCCTTTCATGGAGACGAGTGCCAAGACGGGCATGAACGTGGAGCTAGCCTTCCTGGCCATTGCCAAGTGAGTACCTGGGGGACCCGGGCAAGGGaggtctccccccagccccactgcctccCGCACTGGCACTGGAGCAGGCAGGGGGGGTAACGCAGCCCCACCACCCCAGGGAGCTGAAGCAGCGCGCGGTGCAGCCGCCGGACGAGCCCCGCTTCCAGATCCATGACTACATCGAGtcacagaagaagaaatcaaGCTGCTGTGCCTTCGCCTGAGAGTGGCCGGGAGGAGCTGGCAGCCccgggggtgcaggcaggcaggaggcagaagaGGGGCCCAATCCTGCCCTTGAGTGCCCGAGGAAACCAGGCTCTGACAAGCCAAGCGTGGACGGGACAATTCGGCAGAGCGAAGCGTGCACAGGGAGAGCCATTGCCCTGGCGCCAGGATCcaggggccagatcctgctgcccTGCGGGGCAATGCCTGGAGCTTACTGTGTGCTACTGGGGGAATAACCGCGGTGTGATGACTGCCAGCCTGGCCAGCGAGCCATTGTGGTGCCTCCATCACCTGAGCAGGATACGGCCCCGCAGCTAGCTGAGGGCTCCTGGGAGCGGCTGGAGGGGCTGCGTGTGTGTCATGGATGAGCCTTCGTACAGCCGCCGgtcctctcctcccctgcagccatccccactCTCGGCACTGCTCTCGTCTGGCTGAAAGGGCCTGATCCAGCCCCCACGTCCCCGGTGCTGCCAGGCTCTGGCTTCCCTCCAGGGAGCctcagctctgctccccaggcTGCCCCACAGCTGAGTCCAGCTGGTGCCCACACTCACCGTGGCTCCTCGCTGCTGCAGTTGCTAATGTCAGCTTTTATCCTCCTGCCTCCACGAGGGCAGCGATGTCCCTGTTGTGTCCTGGTTCTGCCGGAGGGAAGGGCCAGGATGGGGAAGCGTCCAGCCaagcctgctccctgcctgcgcaGCTGACGTGAGAAATAAAACTCCCCCTGGAGCACCCGAGCGATGCTTGGGGCAGTTCTAGTACACACGGCAATTTGGAAGAAACTTTATTTCCCCCTCTTGTAGCCACAGGAATtagagacttttctttttttttaacaagaaaagcCTTTTTGTTTTCAATCCCTCCAGACAAAACCATCTCCGGTCTCACGCAGGCTGGAGCTGGTGGGGTGGAGGTGCCCGTGGTGGTCTGGGGCTGCTGTGCCTGCCGGCTCCCAGGGTGGGCTGGGTTTCTGTCCCATCACTGCACATGTCATACAACTGTTTCTTCCTGCCACTGGCAAATAGCAGCTGAAACCCACTCTCTGGAGAGCAGATGCCTGAGATGCTTCAGCCAGCAAATGCTGCTACACAGGGCACAAGGTACAAGGCTTGGGCCCTGCGTTGCTGCACATCCCCGGTGCTCAGCCTGGACCTGCCGACCCCTCCAGCACGCTGCTGGCTCCCCTGACCGCTACGTAGGGTGGTGAGATGGTGAATATTTGGTTATATAGCTGAAGAGTTGATGCGAAGGGCAGCTGTGGAGGGCATGGCACTTTTGCACATTGGAGTCGGAGACTGTCCGGCACATCCATCCCCGCCAGCATCTTCCCTGGCCCTGCGCCCCAGCTGCTCGTCTCTCACCTGCCCCCGTCCCTCCTTcgcctctgctctgctcctgggtCTTTCTTTGCAAGTTTACAGATTAAAGCTGGGTATTTTCAAGGCTTTGCATCTGCCTGTTTT
Encoded here:
- the RAB37 gene encoding ras-related protein Rab-37 isoform X3; translation: MSGPGGAAGSGTPPAGSGDPPAPPRDYELAGKVMLLGDSGVGKTCFLLQFKDGAFLSGTFIATVGIDFRNKVVAVDGVKVKLQIWDTAGQERFRSVTHAYYRDAQALLLLYDITSKMSFDNIRAWLTEIHEYAQKDVVIMLLGNKADVSSERAVRTEDGASLAREYGVPFMETSAKTGMNVELAFLAIAKELKQRAVQPPDEPRFQIHDYIESQKKKSSCCAFA
- the RAB37 gene encoding ras-related protein Rab-37 isoform X1, producing METRAAGSGGAGYNEALLHKTILVGDSGVGKTSLLVQFDQGKFIPGSFSATVGIGFTVMLLGDSGVGKTCFLLQFKDGAFLSGTFIATVGIDFRNKVVAVDGVKVKLQIWDTAGQERFRSVTHAYYRDAQALLLLYDITSKMSFDNIRAWLTEIHEYAQKDVVIMLLGNKADVSSERAVRTEDGASLAREYGVPFMETSAKTGMNVELAFLAIAKELKQRAVQPPDEPRFQIHDYIESQKKKSSCCAFA